The following proteins are co-located in the Limanda limanda chromosome 5, fLimLim1.1, whole genome shotgun sequence genome:
- the fam219ab gene encoding protein FAM219A isoform X2 has protein sequence MMEEIDRFQDPASSTVSEADSDPREGEPVTINYKPSPLQMKIEKQRELARKGSLKNANTVGSPVNQQPKKNNVMARTRLVVPNKGYSSLDQSPDEKPLVALDTDSDDDFDMSRYSSSGYSSAEQINQDLNIQLLKDGYRLDEIPDDEDLDLILPKSVNPTCMCCQATSSTTCQIQ, from the exons GACCCAGCCTCGTCCACGGTGTCAGAGGCGGACTCGGACCCCAGAGAGGGGGAGCCCGTCACCATAAACTACAAGCCCTCACCCCTGCAGATGAAAATAG agaaacagagagagctgGCCAGGAAGGGTTCGTTGAAGAACGCCAACACTGTAGGAAGTCCAGTGAACCAGCAGCCCAAGAAGAACAACGTCATGGCCAGAACACG GTTGGTAGTGCCCAATAAAGGCTATTCCTCTTTAGACCAGAGCCCAGACGAGAAGCCCCTGGTGGCCctagacacagacag CGATGATGATTTTGACATGTCTAGATACTCATCGTCGGGATACTCCTCTGCTGAG caAATCAACCAGGACCTGAACATCCAGCTGCTGAAAGACGGTTACCGCCTCGACGAGATCCCAGACGACGAGGACCTGGATCTGATTCTGCCCAAATCAGTCAACCCCACCTGCATGTGTTGCCAGgcaacctcctccaccacctgtCAAATACAGTAA
- the fam219ab gene encoding protein FAM219A isoform X3, with protein MMEEIDRFQDPASSTVSEADSDPREGEPRELARKGSLKNANTVGSPVNQQPKKNNVMARTRLVVPNKGYSSLDQSPDEKPLVALDTDSDDDFDMSRYSSSGYSSAEQINQDLNIQLLKDGYRLDEIPDDEDLDLILPKSVNPTCMCCQATSSTTCQIQ; from the exons GACCCAGCCTCGTCCACGGTGTCAGAGGCGGACTCGGACCCCAGAGAGGGGGAGCCC agagagctgGCCAGGAAGGGTTCGTTGAAGAACGCCAACACTGTAGGAAGTCCAGTGAACCAGCAGCCCAAGAAGAACAACGTCATGGCCAGAACACG GTTGGTAGTGCCCAATAAAGGCTATTCCTCTTTAGACCAGAGCCCAGACGAGAAGCCCCTGGTGGCCctagacacagacag CGATGATGATTTTGACATGTCTAGATACTCATCGTCGGGATACTCCTCTGCTGAG caAATCAACCAGGACCTGAACATCCAGCTGCTGAAAGACGGTTACCGCCTCGACGAGATCCCAGACGACGAGGACCTGGATCTGATTCTGCCCAAATCAGTCAACCCCACCTGCATGTGTTGCCAGgcaacctcctccaccacctgtCAAATACAGTAA